The Mucilaginibacter yixingensis genome window below encodes:
- a CDS encoding TIM-barrel domain-containing protein, translating into MLIFRRSIKVLIALLPICSFCRGQNQVSNWHEVQPGIWSAIIGKPDSIDFLKASGAKPQTAALKTMPAAAFPLDKSQIMAETRDGRTYLKFPLQPDEKLFGLGLNFKRTQIRGNVYRLHIEHYNGIDDGTTHAPVPFYVSSKGYGVFINAARYIDVWAGTSVRRDSKTQPQAIDMNTNKKNWVTVPSGDNVEMMVPAQGVEVYVVGGPTIMDAVSRYNLLQGGGCLPPKWGLGFWDRTPSLYTQDQVAAEVAEFKKRDFPVSVIGLEPGWQSRAYPCTYAWDSTRFPQPAKFVQALAASNIKVNLWLHAWVSPQSAIYKSLEPLSGDHTIWAGLAPDFTLKSTTGVISNYFRKTHLDIGISGYKMDENDGNVNEGWYYPDMTHFPSGTTGDQMHQLYGMLMQKFTTTMFRERNQRTYGLVRASNAGAASFPYVLYDDYYSHPDFITALINSSFSGILWTPEARSSKDAEDWVRRMQAVCFSPLAMLNAWSSGAKPWSFDTVNKEVADVIKLRMQLLPYFYTTFADYAFKGVPPVRSLNLLPEFSVKEEVNNKKDSLYNAFVSKDIKNEFMVGDNLLVVPIFAGEKSRDVVLPKGNWYDFYTGHYAGNGEVISIEPTLDKIPLYVKDGGVIPMIPVRNQVTDEKLPVELRYYGHQPSSFELYDDDGKTFDYEKGKYVRISLITTKKGNKLLHSTVIPRGQKSWSFTSFKWRDMTEEK; encoded by the coding sequence ATGTTAATCTTCCGAAGATCGATTAAAGTATTAATTGCCCTGCTGCCAATATGCAGCTTTTGCCGGGGACAAAACCAGGTATCCAACTGGCATGAAGTGCAACCCGGCATCTGGTCTGCCATAATTGGAAAGCCAGACAGCATTGATTTTTTAAAAGCATCAGGCGCAAAACCACAAACCGCGGCGTTGAAAACAATGCCTGCCGCCGCGTTTCCGCTGGACAAATCGCAGATTATGGCCGAAACACGCGATGGCCGCACCTACCTCAAGTTTCCATTGCAACCAGATGAAAAACTGTTTGGGCTGGGCCTCAACTTTAAACGCACCCAAATCAGGGGCAACGTCTATCGCCTGCACATAGAACATTACAATGGGATTGATGACGGCACCACGCATGCACCAGTACCGTTTTATGTTTCATCTAAAGGTTATGGCGTTTTTATTAATGCCGCCAGGTATATTGATGTATGGGCGGGTACTTCGGTTAGGCGTGATAGTAAAACCCAGCCGCAAGCCATTGACATGAATACTAATAAGAAAAACTGGGTAACCGTGCCCTCTGGCGATAATGTGGAGATGATGGTACCGGCCCAGGGCGTGGAGGTATACGTAGTAGGCGGCCCTACCATTATGGATGCTGTTAGCCGTTATAACCTGCTGCAGGGCGGTGGCTGTCTTCCACCAAAATGGGGACTTGGTTTTTGGGACCGTACGCCATCCTTGTACACCCAAGACCAGGTAGCTGCCGAGGTTGCTGAATTTAAAAAGCGCGATTTCCCGGTCTCGGTTATCGGCCTCGAACCTGGCTGGCAAAGCCGTGCTTACCCTTGTACCTATGCCTGGGATAGCACACGTTTTCCGCAACCCGCAAAGTTTGTGCAAGCCTTGGCTGCATCAAACATCAAAGTAAACTTATGGCTGCATGCCTGGGTTTCGCCACAATCGGCCATATATAAAAGTCTGGAGCCCTTGTCTGGCGATCATACCATATGGGCCGGCCTCGCGCCCGATTTTACGCTTAAAAGCACCACCGGTGTTATTAGCAATTATTTCAGAAAAACCCATCTGGACATAGGCATAAGCGGTTATAAGATGGACGAAAACGATGGTAACGTAAATGAAGGATGGTACTACCCGGATATGACGCATTTCCCCTCAGGCACCACCGGCGACCAGATGCACCAGCTATACGGCATGTTGATGCAAAAATTTACTACAACGATGTTCCGCGAGCGGAACCAGCGTACCTATGGTTTGGTGCGGGCCTCCAACGCCGGGGCTGCATCCTTCCCTTATGTGTTGTATGATGATTATTATAGTCATCCAGATTTTATAACGGCGCTGATCAACAGTTCATTCTCCGGCATATTGTGGACACCCGAAGCCAGAAGCTCAAAAGACGCCGAGGATTGGGTGCGCAGGATGCAGGCGGTTTGTTTCTCGCCGCTGGCCATGCTCAATGCCTGGTCGTCCGGAGCCAAGCCATGGTCATTTGATACCGTTAATAAGGAAGTTGCCGATGTTATTAAACTACGCATGCAACTGCTCCCTTACTTTTATACCACCTTTGCTGATTATGCGTTTAAAGGCGTGCCTCCGGTTAGGTCGCTCAATTTGCTGCCCGAGTTTTCAGTTAAAGAGGAAGTTAACAACAAGAAAGATTCGTTATATAACGCCTTTGTATCTAAGGATATCAAGAACGAGTTTATGGTTGGCGATAATCTGCTGGTTGTCCCCATTTTTGCCGGTGAAAAATCGCGCGACGTGGTGCTGCCCAAGGGCAACTGGTATGATTTTTACACGGGCCATTATGCGGGTAATGGCGAAGTGATCAGCATCGAACCTACCTTAGATAAAATTCCGCTTTATGTAAAAGACGGTGGCGTAATACCTATGATACCTGTACGTAACCAGGTTACAGACGAGAAACTGCCGGTAGAACTCCGTTACTACGGCCACCAGCCATCAAGTTTTGAACTGTATGACGATGACGGCAAAACTTTCGACTATGAAAAGGGCAAGTATGTGCGAATCAGCCTCATTACCACGAAGAAGGGAAATAAGCTGCTGCACTCAACAGTAATTCCACGCGGGCAAAAAAGCTGGTCATTTACTAGTTTTAAATGGCGTGATATGACGGAAGAGAAGTAA
- a CDS encoding family 43 glycosylhydrolase, translated as MKKHIYLIALLFMTCPAFAQSTTGTLAPKPVYRDPVFNGAADPTLIWNRTKKQWFMFYTNRRATDTTDFGVSWVHGTDIGIATSADGAGWKYLGTAKINYKPDSGYTYWAPEIIEHKGLYHMYLTYVPGVFADWHHPRNIIHLTSKNLTDWKFESTLHLVNDKVIDPCVLQLPDGTWRMWYNNEADKKSIYYADSPDLYHWTDGSKVIDDQRGEGPKTFKWLNQYWMITDVWEGLAVYSSADLKTWTRQEGGNLLAGAGKGADDGVKGGHCDVRISANGRAYLYYFVHPGIRIKGSRYQQQRSSIQVVELKYEDGKIVCDRDTPTYVDLEP; from the coding sequence GTGAAGAAACACATTTATTTAATTGCGCTACTGTTTATGACATGCCCTGCTTTTGCGCAATCTACCACGGGCACCCTCGCACCCAAACCTGTTTACCGCGATCCGGTTTTTAACGGCGCGGCCGACCCAACGCTGATCTGGAACCGGACAAAAAAGCAATGGTTTATGTTTTATACCAATCGCCGTGCAACTGATACCACAGATTTTGGGGTATCATGGGTGCATGGTACCGATATTGGCATTGCTACATCTGCCGATGGTGCTGGATGGAAGTACCTGGGCACTGCGAAGATTAATTATAAGCCCGATTCCGGATATACTTACTGGGCGCCTGAGATCATCGAGCACAAAGGTTTATATCATATGTACCTAACCTATGTTCCGGGCGTATTTGCCGATTGGCATCATCCGCGTAATATTATTCATTTGACCAGCAAAAATCTGACGGACTGGAAATTTGAATCGACCTTGCATCTGGTTAATGATAAAGTAATTGACCCCTGCGTTTTACAGCTCCCGGACGGCACCTGGCGCATGTGGTATAATAACGAAGCAGATAAGAAATCTATCTATTATGCGGATAGTCCTGACCTTTACCATTGGACTGACGGCAGCAAGGTCATAGACGACCAACGGGGAGAAGGTCCCAAGACTTTCAAATGGTTAAATCAGTATTGGATGATTACCGATGTTTGGGAGGGTCTGGCGGTTTACTCATCCGCAGATCTGAAGACCTGGACCCGGCAGGAGGGCGGCAATCTGTTAGCCGGAGCGGGCAAGGGTGCCGACGATGGCGTTAAAGGCGGCCATTGTGATGTACGCATCAGCGCTAACGGACGGGCATATCTTTATTATTTTGTACATCCGGGTATCAGGATCAAAGGAAGCCGTTACCAGCAGCAACGGTCGAGCATTCAGGTGGTGGAGTTGAAGTATGAGGATGGAAAGATTGTGTGCGACAGGGATACCCCTACTTACGTGGATTTAGAACCTTAA
- a CDS encoding family 43 glycosylhydrolase produces the protein MIKRFILILICGFLFAPNLYAQQYPKAIMPGDYPDPSIMREGKDYYMTHSPFYYAPGFLIWHSQDLMNWEPLVRVMPDYQGSAMAPDLLKYKGRYYIYYPAAETIWVIWADNIKGRWSKPVDLKIKGIDPGHIVGEDGKRYLYTNEGDYIQLTDDGLATVGEIKKVYDGWNYPSKWVVECKCLESPKLIHKDGYFYLTSAEGGTAGPATSHMAIVARSKSIFGPWENSPYNPLVHTYSDTDNWWSKGHGTLIDDINGNWWIIYHAYAKGYHTLGRQTLIEPIEWTSDGWPKLKQMATPIVPEQNIKNGMPLSDDFDHNNLGLQWTFWKENALKNITIANQSLTVAAKGSSPANARLLLVTATDKNYETQVAINAGKSNTAGLMLFYNEKAYAGVVSDGNRFTIYKNADEQLKLPNKFGKQFFLKIHNHGNTCNFFASKDGNNWQLLAENINVADMNHNKYHGFYALRIGLMSAGKGQARFKQFRYKNAVPKESDMSAYLMVFHKDETHGLYMAVSKDGYSFTDVNNGKPVIAGDTIADQKGIRDPHIYRGPDGAFYLAMTDLHVFAKRDGLRETEWERDAKIYGWGNNRGLVLMKSWDLINWSRTNIRFNELSAEFNEIGCAWAPETIYDEAKGKLMIYYTMRFRNEANKLYYVYVNDDYNRLESVPQLLFQYPDEKITAIDGDLTKVGDKYHLFYVAHDGMAGIKQAVSDQVNGNFNYDARWYDFEPKACEAPTVWKRIGENKWVLMYDVYSITPNNFGFTETSDFVNFKDLGHFNDGVMKATNFSSPKHGAVVHLTSEEADALINYWANKKK, from the coding sequence ATGATTAAACGGTTTATCCTGATTCTGATCTGCGGATTTTTATTTGCCCCTAATTTGTATGCCCAACAATATCCAAAGGCCATTATGCCGGGAGACTACCCCGATCCCTCCATTATGCGCGAGGGGAAAGATTATTACATGACGCATTCTCCTTTTTACTATGCGCCCGGATTTTTGATTTGGCACTCGCAGGATCTGATGAACTGGGAACCGCTGGTAAGGGTTATGCCCGATTACCAGGGTTCTGCCATGGCTCCGGATCTGCTGAAATATAAAGGCAGATATTACATCTATTACCCCGCTGCAGAAACCATATGGGTAATCTGGGCTGATAACATTAAAGGCCGATGGAGTAAGCCGGTAGACCTGAAAATAAAGGGCATTGACCCCGGACACATTGTTGGTGAGGACGGCAAAAGATACCTGTATACAAACGAAGGCGACTACATCCAACTAACCGATGACGGACTGGCTACCGTTGGCGAAATAAAGAAAGTATACGATGGCTGGAACTACCCGTCAAAATGGGTGGTAGAGTGCAAATGTTTGGAATCGCCTAAATTGATACATAAAGACGGCTACTTCTACCTTACCTCTGCCGAGGGTGGTACTGCTGGGCCGGCTACCAGTCACATGGCCATAGTAGCACGTTCTAAGAGCATATTTGGCCCATGGGAAAACTCGCCCTACAATCCGCTGGTACATACTTACAGCGATACCGATAACTGGTGGTCTAAAGGCCATGGAACCTTAATTGATGATATTAACGGCAACTGGTGGATCATTTATCATGCTTATGCCAAAGGTTATCATACCTTAGGGCGGCAAACATTAATTGAGCCGATAGAATGGACCAGTGATGGCTGGCCAAAGCTTAAACAAATGGCAACTCCCATCGTCCCCGAGCAAAACATAAAAAACGGGATGCCCCTTTCTGATGATTTTGACCACAACAACCTTGGCCTTCAATGGACCTTCTGGAAAGAGAATGCACTGAAAAACATCACAATTGCCAACCAAAGTTTAACAGTAGCAGCCAAAGGCAGCAGTCCCGCCAATGCACGATTGTTATTGGTAACCGCCACTGATAAAAACTACGAAACACAGGTAGCTATAAATGCAGGCAAAAGCAACACCGCCGGACTGATGCTGTTTTATAATGAAAAGGCTTATGCCGGTGTGGTATCTGACGGCAATAGATTTACCATCTACAAAAACGCTGATGAGCAATTGAAGTTACCTAATAAATTCGGCAAGCAGTTTTTCCTTAAGATCCATAACCATGGCAATACCTGTAATTTCTTTGCCAGTAAGGATGGCAATAATTGGCAACTGTTGGCAGAGAACATTAATGTGGCGGATATGAATCACAATAAGTATCACGGATTTTATGCGTTACGGATTGGACTGATGTCTGCGGGAAAAGGGCAGGCCAGGTTTAAGCAATTTCGCTACAAAAATGCTGTTCCAAAAGAATCGGATATGAGCGCCTACTTGATGGTTTTCCATAAGGATGAAACGCATGGCTTATACATGGCCGTAAGTAAAGATGGCTACTCGTTTACCGATGTTAACAATGGTAAGCCAGTCATCGCCGGTGATACTATTGCCGACCAGAAGGGTATCAGAGACCCCCACATTTATCGCGGACCTGATGGCGCATTTTATCTGGCGATGACAGATCTGCACGTTTTTGCCAAACGTGATGGCCTGCGCGAAACAGAATGGGAGCGTGATGCAAAGATTTACGGCTGGGGCAACAACCGTGGCCTGGTACTCATGAAATCATGGGACTTGATTAATTGGAGCCGTACCAACATCCGGTTCAATGAACTATCGGCAGAGTTTAACGAAATAGGTTGTGCATGGGCACCCGAAACCATTTATGACGAGGCGAAAGGCAAGTTAATGATCTATTATACCATGCGCTTCAGAAACGAGGCCAACAAGCTTTATTACGTATATGTAAATGATGATTATAATCGCCTGGAATCGGTCCCACAACTGTTATTTCAATATCCTGATGAGAAGATTACCGCTATTGATGGCGATCTGACCAAAGTGGGCGACAAATATCATCTGTTTTATGTGGCACATGATGGCATGGCTGGCATCAAACAAGCCGTATCAGATCAAGTCAATGGCAACTTTAATTATGATGCCCGTTGGTATGATTTTGAACCCAAAGCCTGCGAAGCGCCAACCGTGTGGAAACGCATCGGGGAAAATAAGTGGGTGCTGATGTATGATGTATACAGCATTACTCCAAACAATTTCGGTTTTACAGAAACATCAGACTTTGTTAACTTTAAAGACCTTGGACACTTTAATGATGGCGTTATGAAAGCAACAAACTTTTCTTCGCCCAAACATGGAGCCGTTGTTCATCTGACTAGTGAAGAAGCAGATGCGCTGATCAACTATTGGGCAAATAAGAAAAAATAG
- a CDS encoding RagB/SusD family nutrient uptake outer membrane protein, with product MKTQNIRRQYWLCLLAILLFSACKKGGFLDAKTLSVIDEKAVFSDSTYSQQFINSRYTNIDFSYEPNRFGSNPSAGLESACDEAESATSLSLLSTTISNGALTPANNTDGLWGTAYTQIRALNIFLRNEKTIPLKSDSVRKYWEGQVRFLRAWYYSLLLKHYGGFPNVGNNVYTDDDKIDVPRSSYADCVSYILSECDAAAAMLPLNNLNPLPPYSATVDYGRITKGAALALKARVLLYAASPLTNAARGDDPNHLVSYGNADINRWKLAADAAQAVINLNQYSLYRASTPAFYQNFLTFQNPESVLAYYPPTTTPNNMFRETYCNPVSRGTRYTATVSMFPTQEMVDAFGMANGKAISDPASGYPGIGDNMYKNRDPRFYFTVLYNGALRAQNGYTGDQPVWTYTGVIASTTDNNLKTQGTDGIYKSNGTITGYYCYKMCADGVGPLGQELNRPRNLIRYAEILLDAAEANNEFSGPSSQIYTWLKDIRNRAGIAAGTDGMYGINPNMTQDQMRTFLQNERQVELAYEEQRFWDVRRWKIAPTTENKDMHGMEITRATNGTYSYRTIVVRKHVFRDAMYFFPIPQTEITKSPSLKQNPGY from the coding sequence ATGAAAACACAAAATATACGCCGTCAGTATTGGCTTTGTTTATTGGCCATTCTGCTATTTTCGGCATGCAAAAAAGGTGGCTTTCTTGATGCCAAAACTTTATCTGTTATTGATGAGAAAGCTGTTTTTTCTGACAGTACCTACAGCCAGCAGTTTATCAACAGCAGGTATACCAATATCGATTTTTCGTATGAGCCCAACCGCTTCGGCAGTAATCCCTCTGCAGGTCTGGAGTCGGCTTGTGACGAGGCTGAATCAGCCACAAGCTTATCCCTCCTAAGTACTACTATCTCAAACGGCGCATTAACACCGGCTAATAATACCGACGGCCTTTGGGGAACGGCTTACACCCAAATAAGAGCCCTCAATATTTTCCTGCGTAATGAGAAAACAATCCCATTAAAATCAGACAGCGTACGGAAATACTGGGAAGGCCAGGTACGTTTTTTAAGAGCCTGGTATTACTCACTTTTGCTTAAACACTATGGCGGTTTCCCTAACGTGGGCAATAATGTTTATACTGATGACGATAAGATTGATGTGCCCCGCAGTTCTTATGCAGATTGCGTTAGCTACATTTTATCAGAGTGCGATGCCGCGGCCGCTATGTTGCCGTTAAACAACCTGAATCCGCTGCCGCCTTACAGCGCTACGGTTGATTATGGCCGTATTACCAAAGGAGCCGCCCTGGCTTTAAAAGCACGCGTGTTGCTTTACGCAGCAAGTCCGCTTACTAACGCCGCCCGGGGTGATGATCCCAACCATCTGGTATCCTACGGAAATGCGGATATTAATCGATGGAAATTGGCTGCTGATGCAGCGCAGGCGGTAATTAACCTCAATCAGTATAGTTTATATCGCGCATCAACACCGGCTTTTTACCAAAACTTCCTGACGTTTCAGAACCCTGAATCTGTTTTGGCATATTATCCGCCTACAACCACACCTAACAATATGTTTAGAGAAACTTATTGTAACCCGGTTAGCCGGGGTACCAGGTATACTGCCACGGTATCCATGTTCCCTACACAGGAAATGGTAGATGCTTTTGGTATGGCCAATGGTAAAGCGATTAGTGACCCGGCTTCAGGCTATCCGGGTATTGGCGATAACATGTATAAGAACCGCGATCCACGTTTTTACTTCACTGTTTTGTACAACGGCGCGTTACGTGCACAAAATGGTTATACCGGCGATCAGCCGGTGTGGACCTATACCGGGGTGATAGCCTCCACTACAGACAATAATTTAAAAACCCAGGGCACCGATGGTATTTATAAATCTAACGGTACCATTACCGGTTACTACTGCTATAAGATGTGCGCAGATGGTGTTGGTCCGCTGGGACAGGAGCTCAACCGCCCGCGCAACCTGATTCGTTATGCCGAGATCTTGCTGGATGCCGCCGAAGCTAACAATGAGTTTAGTGGTCCTTCATCGCAGATTTATACCTGGCTAAAAGATATCAGGAACCGCGCAGGCATAGCCGCAGGTACAGATGGTATGTACGGTATCAATCCTAATATGACTCAAGACCAGATGCGTACTTTCCTGCAAAATGAGCGCCAGGTGGAGCTGGCTTATGAGGAGCAGCGTTTTTGGGATGTGCGCCGCTGGAAGATTGCGCCGACAACCGAGAACAAGGACATGCACGGCATGGAGATTACCCGGGCAACAAACGGCACTTATTCATACCGCACCATTGTGGTACGTAAACACGTGTTCCGCGATGCGATGTACTTTTTCCCTATTCCGCAGACCGAGATCACCAAATCGCCGTCTTTGAAACAAAATCCGGGGTATTGA
- a CDS encoding alpha-L-arabinofuranosidase C-terminal domain-containing protein — protein sequence MAALCQSSIAANKQQDSVYLFSYTTSSNLSRGGLHFAWSRDKQNWRSIGQEFGFLRCDYGNWGTQKKMFSPSLLLGPDDFWHCVWSVNETDKVFAHAASADLIDWGRQNFPKINSGDACLEPLLAYNKQTKLYSVFYHDSDNKYFVVTSADLKKFSPTKSIPASQYRDTRESVLVDGEQQTGQVKKVAWSVVEKLQHYYEAKQFKGTENKETIAKDAETYKTLKPLTATINLQPQNTKSISDMLIGIFFEDLNYAADGGLYAEMVQNRDFEYKPTDKLTLDKNWNPSYAWKLSGENASFTIDSIKPIHPNNPHYALLNTTAAGAALVNEGYDGFNIKKGDRYKLSLFAKLLKGAGDISVSLLSEKNEVLAQTDLSVSGSNWQNLKAVLVPSADNEHAVLQIKPKHPGSIAFDLVSLFPESTFKGRPNGLRADLAQTIADIHPRFMRFPGGCLAHGDGLANMYRWKNSIGPLESRLPQRNIWNYHQTVGLGYYEYFQFCEDIGAAPVPVIAAAVPCQNSAVGGAGQQGGLPMTEMGAYIQDILDLIEYANGPATSKWGKVRADEGHPQPFHLKYLGIGNEDLISDVFEERFTMIYNAIKKVHPEIEVIGTVGPAAEGTDYEQGWQLANKLKVPIVDEHYYQPPGWFINNQDFYDGYDRKASKVYLGEYAAHVPGRKSNVESALTEALYLTNLERNADVVKMASYAPLLAKENHTQWTPDLIYFNNREVKPTVNYYVQQLFGENSGNSYVPNSFEVSDNTDNVRKRIACSVVRDGASGDLIIKIINLLPISVKSAFNWNGLAIPKGKLTQTTLTGSPTSETARPAVKTVDDKAGNLDLPAYSLTVLRYQQL from the coding sequence ATGGCTGCCCTTTGTCAGTCTTCTATAGCGGCCAATAAACAACAGGATTCTGTTTATCTGTTTTCTTATACCACCAGTTCGAATCTTTCACGCGGAGGACTACATTTCGCCTGGAGCCGAGATAAGCAGAACTGGAGGTCGATCGGCCAGGAATTTGGATTTTTGCGTTGTGATTACGGAAACTGGGGGACGCAGAAGAAAATGTTCAGCCCTTCTTTATTGTTAGGACCTGATGACTTTTGGCATTGTGTATGGAGCGTAAACGAGACCGACAAAGTATTTGCGCACGCCGCGTCAGCCGACCTGATTGATTGGGGACGTCAGAACTTCCCGAAAATAAACAGTGGCGATGCTTGCCTGGAGCCGTTGTTGGCCTATAATAAACAAACTAAACTTTATTCCGTATTTTATCATGATAGCGACAACAAATATTTTGTAGTTACTTCTGCTGATTTAAAAAAGTTCAGTCCGACGAAGTCCATTCCAGCTTCACAATATCGCGATACAAGGGAATCAGTTTTAGTTGATGGGGAGCAACAAACCGGGCAGGTAAAAAAGGTAGCCTGGAGTGTGGTTGAAAAACTGCAACATTATTATGAGGCCAAGCAATTTAAAGGAACAGAGAACAAAGAAACCATAGCTAAGGATGCCGAAACCTATAAAACCCTGAAACCTTTAACTGCAACCATCAACCTTCAGCCTCAAAACACCAAATCTATTAGTGATATGCTGATTGGTATCTTTTTTGAAGACCTGAACTACGCTGCCGACGGCGGCCTGTATGCCGAGATGGTGCAAAACCGTGATTTTGAGTATAAACCTACAGACAAACTCACGCTTGATAAAAACTGGAATCCTTCTTATGCCTGGAAGTTATCTGGAGAAAATGCCAGCTTTACTATCGACAGCATTAAGCCTATCCACCCCAACAATCCGCATTACGCTCTATTGAACACTACTGCCGCTGGCGCGGCTTTGGTTAACGAGGGATATGATGGCTTCAACATCAAAAAAGGAGATAGATACAAACTGTCTTTATTTGCCAAACTATTGAAAGGTGCAGGTGACATCAGCGTAAGCCTGCTCAGCGAAAAGAATGAAGTATTGGCGCAAACAGACCTTTCTGTTAGTGGCAGCAACTGGCAAAACCTCAAGGCTGTGCTTGTTCCGTCAGCAGACAATGAACACGCTGTATTGCAAATCAAACCAAAACATCCCGGTTCAATTGCGTTCGATTTGGTTTCGTTGTTTCCGGAAAGCACCTTTAAAGGTCGGCCTAACGGCCTGCGGGCAGATCTGGCACAGACGATTGCCGACATCCATCCCCGATTTATGCGTTTCCCCGGAGGGTGCCTAGCTCATGGCGATGGGTTAGCCAATATGTACCGTTGGAAAAATTCTATCGGTCCGCTGGAAAGCCGCCTACCACAACGTAACATCTGGAACTACCACCAAACCGTTGGCTTGGGCTATTACGAGTATTTCCAGTTCTGCGAGGATATTGGCGCTGCGCCGGTTCCGGTTATTGCTGCTGCGGTTCCCTGCCAAAACTCAGCAGTAGGAGGGGCGGGACAGCAAGGCGGGCTGCCCATGACAGAGATGGGCGCCTACATCCAGGATATTTTAGATCTGATTGAATATGCCAACGGCCCTGCCACCAGCAAGTGGGGAAAAGTGCGGGCCGATGAAGGGCACCCACAGCCATTTCATTTAAAATACTTAGGCATTGGCAATGAAGACCTGATTAGCGATGTATTTGAGGAACGCTTTACGATGATCTACAATGCCATTAAGAAAGTTCACCCTGAAATAGAGGTTATCGGCACCGTTGGGCCAGCTGCTGAGGGAACCGATTATGAGCAGGGATGGCAATTGGCCAATAAACTCAAAGTACCAATTGTAGACGAGCACTACTATCAGCCGCCCGGTTGGTTTATCAATAACCAGGATTTTTATGATGGCTATGACCGCAAAGCGTCAAAAGTGTATCTGGGCGAGTATGCAGCCCATGTGCCCGGCCGTAAAAGCAATGTGGAGAGTGCCCTGACTGAAGCATTGTACCTAACCAATTTGGAACGAAATGCAGATGTGGTTAAAATGGCATCTTACGCTCCTCTGCTGGCCAAAGAAAATCACACACAATGGACACCGGATCTGATTTACTTTAATAACCGCGAAGTCAAACCAACGGTAAATTATTACGTACAGCAACTATTTGGCGAGAACAGCGGCAACAGCTACGTGCCAAACAGCTTCGAAGTTTCTGACAATACCGATAACGTACGCAAGCGCATTGCCTGCTCGGTTGTAAGAGACGGCGCATCTGGCGACCTGATCATTAAGATCATTAACCTGTTACCGATATCAGTTAAAAGCGCTTTCAATTGGAACGGACTGGCAATACCAAAGGGCAAACTAACGCAAACCACCTTAACGGGCTCGCCAACCAGCGAAACCGCCAGACCAGCAGTAAAAACTGTTGATGATAAAGCTGGCAACCTGGATCTGCCTGCGTACTCGCTAACCGTATTAAGGTATCAGCAGTTATAA
- a CDS encoding CHRD domain-containing protein gives MFTLKKIKNLALISLVAVFALGCTKGGNLKSTDGAIYLVSGNSNAQQLVPNGSSTGTGTFSGWYDEGLNVLTFTVTWNALWTGTDAVTSVNFYGPAVAGANGTLLRSVAFSGTGATGTINLGLGGYSGFSATEKADLFSGKWYYVICTTNFPNGIVRGQLTANKR, from the coding sequence ATGTTCACATTAAAGAAAATAAAGAACCTCGCACTCATCTCTCTTGTTGCGGTTTTTGCACTGGGTTGTACCAAAGGCGGAAATCTAAAATCAACCGATGGCGCTATATACCTGGTATCTGGCAATAGCAATGCCCAGCAACTGGTGCCCAATGGCAGCAGTACCGGTACCGGCACTTTTTCAGGCTGGTATGATGAGGGCTTGAACGTGTTAACCTTCACCGTAACCTGGAATGCACTTTGGACCGGCACCGATGCCGTTACTTCGGTAAACTTTTATGGTCCGGCGGTGGCGGGGGCTAACGGAACCTTGTTAAGAAGCGTTGCTTTTTCAGGTACGGGTGCAACAGGTACTATAAACCTTGGCCTCGGCGGATACAGCGGTTTTTCTGCTACAGAAAAGGCCGATCTGTTTAGTGGTAAATGGTATTACGTAATATGTACTACCAATTTCCCCAACGGGATAGTTAGAGGACAACTAACCGCCAATAAACGTTAA